From the genome of Vanessa tameamea isolate UH-Manoa-2023 chromosome 16, ilVanTame1 primary haplotype, whole genome shotgun sequence, one region includes:
- the LOC113402933 gene encoding transmembrane protein 170A, translated as MYDMLSEFRVSEFDSFVDILRLTPGDPLDTFGEMWYPVFLWSLCSSAFVHTCAALVAFGTLRKHKYGKFFPVLLIVMGVVSPVTSGVATSAAIAFIYRAANLAMPPIHAMIWGIGQTILGAGIGFTRILATL; from the coding sequence ATGTATGACATGTTGTCGGAATTCCGAGTATCAGAGTTTGATTCATTTGTGGATATATTAAGGTTGACTCCAGGGGATCCGTTAGATACTTTTGGTGAAATGTGGTATCCCGTGTTTTTGTGGTCATTGTGCTCGTCTGCCTTTGTTCATACTTGTGCAGCACTTGTAGCTTTTGGAACTCTAAGAAAGCACAAATATGGGAAGTTTTTTCCTGTGTTGTTAATAGTGATGGGTGTGGTGAGTCCAGTTACATCAGGTGTAGCTACTAGCGCTGCTATCGCGTTTATTTACCGAGCCGCCAATTTAGCCATGCCACCCATACATGCTATGATATGGGGTATAGGACAGACTATACTGGGAGCTGGTATTGGATTTACAAGAATTTTAGCTACCTTGTAA
- the LOC113402914 gene encoding uncharacterized protein LOC113402914, whose protein sequence is MGKVRSAPGAPRKEGFNKSGHSMNPERPTEGLKGVGKPRTKGTIKRLQMYRNFKAKRDKTGKILTPAPFQGWLPSGTRARVEPNQKWFGNSRVISQGALQKFQEEFGAAIKNPYQVVMKPTNLPITLLNEKAKHARVHLLDTEGFDKTFGPKKQRKRVNLKFNDLETLSKVVEENTEKYDESKDVDRVREDSGMKEGQREWIFGAGMSRRIWNELYKVIDSSDVLLQILDARDPMGTRSPYVEKFLREEKPHKHLIFILNKVDLVPNWVTQRWVAILSSEYPTVAFHASMTHPFGKGSLINLLRQFAKLHIDKKQISVGLIGYPNVGKSSVINTLRAKKVCKVAPIAGETKVWQYITLMRRIFLIDCPGIVYPSAETDTEKVLKGVVRVELVQNPEDYIEEVIKRVRKEYLIKTYKVDGWTNATDFLEKLAARTGKLLKKGEPDVPSVAKMVLNDWQRGKLPFYVAPEGFEVPLSKQLNDVKTKETVTKSVEEKTDDCQQEAIATETNDDTEKTPLIVNKLVIAQDFAKIRVGLQFDNEDDVKPLEKVEIPEELQGIDEQNESKSQNGDAEKDINNEDSDSDISSFYSGDENVCSDVEDYLTNDPETVKENKRRRLEVASGTFTVEEMPKEKQNKVPVKAKLTAKERRALDRAQKRTKTGSNFYEVSNMSSGSESDDDYVPGEPEKVSEEESADDETDLQFEKELEHKTNKRKSAKSCKGKKKKIKKTVEDVFSDSNEEIQEKNLILGDPEEEKKRQDDLWAKFLEGTDTKPKSATKELNDTKLVAKNIEPKKEENVQETGDDKERERRIFEFAGETIVVENDTIKEKIKTPESTEKVQKLDGPSRSRGGGLSNLLGQLNKKNQLSTLEKSKLDWNTYKKVEGIEEEIVNHNKGKAGYLDRRDFLDRTDVRQYELERDLRMSKRSNR, encoded by the exons ATGGGGAAAGTAAGATCAGCTCCGGGCGCCCCTCGGAAAGAGGGGTTCAATAAATCTGGGCACTCGATGAATCCCGAGAGGCCTACGGAGGGTTTAAAAGGGGTTGGTAAACCAAGAACTAAAGGAACCATCAAAAGACTTCAAATGTACCGTAATTTTAAAGCTAAACGAGATAAAACTGGCAAAATTCTCACACCTGCGCCATTTCAAGGCTGGCTTCCATCAGGTACTAGAGCTAGAGTAGAACCGAATCAGAAATGGTTTGGAAACTCTAGGGTTATTTCACAAGGAGCTTTACAGAAATTTCAAGAAGAATTTGGAGCAGCAATCAAGAATCCTTATCAAGTAGTTATGAAGCCAACAAATTTACCTATAACCTTGTTAAATGAAAAAGCTAAACATGCAAGAGTGCATCTCTTAGATACGGAAGGCTTTGATAAAACATTTGGACCAAAGAAACAAAGAAAAAgagtcaatttaaaatttaatgatctTGAAACTCTGTCTAAAGTAGTTGAAGAAAACACTGAAAAATATGATGAAAGCAAAGATGTGGATAGGGTTCGAGAAGACAGTGGTATGAAGGAAGGACAAAGGGAGTGGATATTCGGAGCTGGAATGAGTAGAAGAATCTGGAATGAACTATACAAAGTTATTGATTCTTCAGATGTACTGTTGCAAATTCTTGATGCAAGGGATCCAATGGGTACCAGAAGTCCGTATGTAGAAAAATTTCTCAGAGAAGAAAAACCACACaaacacttaatatttattttaaataaagttgatttAGTTCCCAATTGGGTAACTCAAAGATGGGTTGCTATACTAAGTTCAGAGTATCCAACCGTAGCATTTCATGCTTCTATGACTCACCCATTTGGCAAAGGatcacttattaatttattgcgaCAGTTTGCTAAATTACACATAGATAAGAAACAAATAAGTGTAGGACTTATTGGTTATCCAAATGTTGGCAAATCTTCAGTGATTAATACATTACGAGCAAAAAAAGTCTGTAAAGTGGCTCCTATAGCAGGTGAAACAAAGGTCTGGCAATACATAACACTAAtgagaagaatatttttgattgattgccCAGGAATTGTTTATCCCTCTGCTGAAACAGACActgaaaaagttttaaaaggAGTTGTTAGAGTTGAACTTGTGCAAAACCCTGAAGATTATATAGAGGAAGTTATTAAACGAGTTAGAAaggaatatttgataaaaacatataaagttGATGGCTGGACAAATGCAAcagattttttagaaaaattggCAGCTCGCACTGGTAAATTGCTAAAAAAAGGAGAACCTGATGTTCCTTCAGTAGCTAAAATGGTACTCAACGATTGGCAAAGAGGCAAGCTTCCATTTTATGTAGCACCTGAAGGTTTTGAGGTACCTTTATCAAAGCAACTAAATGATGTAAAAACCAAAGAAACAGTGACAAAGAGTGTAGAAGAAAAAACAGATGATTGTCAACAAGAAGCAATAGCAACAGAAACTAATGATGATACAGAAAAGACACctttaatagtaaataagttGGTTATTGCTCAAGATTTTGCTAAAATCCGTGTAGGCTTGCAATTTGATAATGAAGACGATGTTAAGCCTCTTGAAAAGGTTGAAATTCCAGAGGAGTTACAAGGCATTGATGAACAAAATGAGAGCAAGTCACAAAATGGAGATGCAGAAAAAGATATCAATAATGAAGACAGTGATTCAGATATAAGCAGTTTTTATAGTGGTGATGAAAATGTATGTAGTGATGTAGAagattatttaacaaatgacCCTGAAACTGTGAAAGAGAATAAAAGAAGAAGACTGGAAGTTGCCAGTGGTACGTTCACAGTGGAAGAAATgccaaaagaaaaacaaaataaagttccTGTTAAAGCTAAATTGACAGCAAAAGAAAGAAGAGCCCTAGATAGGGCACAAAAGCGTACTAAAACAGGGAGCAACTTTTATGAAGTTTCTAAT atgtCTTCTGGGAGCGAAAGCGATGACGATTATGTGCCGGGTGAGCCGGAAAAAGTGTCGGAAGAAGAATCTGCAGATGATGAAACCGACTTACAGTTTGAAAAAGAACTTGAACACAAAACGAATAAACGAAAATCTGCAAAATCATGCAAgggtaaaaagaaaaaaataaaaaaaactgttgaaGACGTTTTTTCTGACTCAAATGAAGAAATACAAGAAAAGAACCTAATATTGGGAGACCCGGAGGAAGAAAAAAAGCGACAGGATGATTTATGGGCAAAGTTTTTGGAGGGAACAGACACTAAACCTAAATCTGCAACAAAAGAATTAAATGACACAAAACTAGTGGCTAAAAATATAGAGCCTAAAAAAGAGGAAAATGTTCAAGAAACAGGAGATGATAAAGAAAGGGAAAgaagaatatttgaatttgcTGGAGAAACTATTGTAGTCGAAAATGACACaatcaaagaaaaaattaaaacaccagAGAGTACAGAAAAGG tacaaaaGTTAGATGGACCATCACGAAGTCGCGGAGGGGGATTGTCAAATCTGTTGggtcagttaaataaaaaaaaccaactgTCCACTCTGGAAAAGTCTAAACTAGATtggaatacatataaaaaagtgGAAGGAATAGAAGAAGAAATCGTGAATCACAATAAAGGAAAGGCGGG atatttggATCGCCGAGACTTTTTGGATAGGACAGATGTGCGTCAGTATGAGTTAGAGCGGGATTTGCGAATGAGTAAACGAAGCAACCGATAA